Proteins encoded within one genomic window of Humulus lupulus chromosome 1, drHumLupu1.1, whole genome shotgun sequence:
- the LOC133817650 gene encoding uncharacterized protein LOC133817650, which translates to MLSWSSNKERPISKADLAPMFKKTSLIVLSMLKPRPSEIDYYSTLTEGDAPLYPGLGQEEEVETPTDFEKVAEIAAEVAKAANIFVDGPDDEDIPVPIGPTPSAPAPSVHPSPDQPDLREVLERLERVESRQDTIQEN; encoded by the exons atgctcagttggtcgagcaataaggagcgtcctatttcgaaggccgaccttgcaccaatgttcaagaagacgagt ttgattgtgttgtccatgttgaagccccgaccttcggagatagattattatagcACTCTGACGgagggtgatgctcccttgtatcccgggttgggccaagaagaagaggtagaaactcccactgattttgagaaggtggcggagatagctgctgaggttgcgaaggcagccaatatttttgttgatggccctgatgatgaggaTATCCCAGTCCCCATCGGCCCCACACCCTCAGCCCCAGCCCCATCGGTACACCCCAGTCCTGATCAACCTGATTTACGGgaggtgttggagaggttggagcgagtCGAGAGTCGTCAGGATACCATCCAAGAGAACTAG